The following proteins come from a genomic window of Pelmatolapia mariae isolate MD_Pm_ZW linkage group LG17, Pm_UMD_F_2, whole genome shotgun sequence:
- the tmem229a gene encoding transmembrane protein 229A has protein sequence MLLVAARSLQHNIKENNAQEGDSWSSPHRVIMAGRWRDGARVCSGEQDGGLKPARKLRQQQEPGSDIGDATEPPRGLPRWMRLYFYGMHGVTLDVLLSSLQGLLHSRDPKLMGFSSPYLCIMHSLTHFALEKIYSQKRCFRGRPVVFHLVFYPSIYIGLQILIGNINTLAEQVRVVSGTQLVVQYILALYFSQVFHRELSHLQYRTSFSADLQLDGRPPHGLPGFARFLFFGMHGFLDEVLFTSLFNLVEKSDRTLSGHTSLWSFLMYGSCSFVVEKLYLYLHFSLGWGTWRRLPIYICFIYTWEFSWGLVLRQFNACSWDYSHYPHNFMGLITLLYLPGWICLSLYQDVLSNVLLRIKCTKDVHDLSEENGDVNGQLEPKKKQL, from the coding sequence ATGCTTTTAGTCGCAGCTCGCTCACTGCAGCAcaacataaaagaaaacaatgcacAGGAAGGGGACAGCTGGAGCTCTCCACACAGAGTGATCATGGCCGGTCGGTGGCGAGACGGTGCTCGCGTGTGTTCGGGAGAGCAGGACGGTGGCCTCAAACCGGCACGAAAGCTCCGCCAGCAGCAAGAACCGGGCTCAGACATCGGGGACGCGACAGAGCCGCCGCGGGGACTGCCGCGATGGATGCGGCTTTACTTCTACGGGATGCACGGCGTGACTCTGGATGTCCTGCTGTCATCCTTACAGGGGCTTTTGCACTCACGGGACCCTAAGCTGATGGGCTTTTCCTCTCCGTATCTTTGCATCATGCATTCGCTGACCCATTTTGCGCTGGAAAAAATCTACTCACAGAAGAGGTGCTTCCGAGGTCGGCCTGTGGTGTTTCATCTTGTTTTCTACCCGTCCATCTACATCGGGCTGCAGATTCTGATCGGGAACATTAACACTTTGGCCGAGCAAGTGAGGGTGGTTTCTGGGACTCAGCTGGTAGTGCAATACATCCTGGCTCTCTACTTCTCTCAGGTGTTTCACAGAGAGCTGTCACATCTACAGTATCGCACATCATTCTCCGCCGACCTCCAGCTGGACGGCAGACCTCCGCACGGTCTTCCCGGCTTTGCGCGCTTCTTATTCTTCGGGATGCACGGCTTTCTGGACGAGGTCCTTTTCACCTCTCTGTTCAACCTGGTGGAGAAGTCTGACAGGACCCTCAGCGGTCACACGTCCCTGTGGTCTTTCCTGATGTACGGGAGCTGCAGCTTCGTGGTGGAGAAGCTCTACCTTTACCTGCACTTCAGCCTGGGCTGGGGGACCTGGCGACGACTCCCCATCTACATCTGCTTCATCTACACGTGGGAATTCTCGTGGGGTCTGGTCCTGAGGCAGTTTAACGCTTGCTCGTGGGATTACTCCCACTATCCTCACAACTTCATGGGACTTATCACCCTGCTCTACCTGCCCGGGTGGATCTGCTTGAGTCTCTATCAGGACGTGCTGTCCAATGTCCTGCTGAGAATCAAGTGCACCAAAGATGTGCATGATTTAAGTGAGGAGAATGGAGACGTCAATGGACAActggagccaaagaaaaagcAACTTTAA